A segment of the Romboutsia sp. 13368 genome:
GGTATATTAATAATGATAAAATTTAGATGGTAAAAAATTCATAGAGAAAGAATTAGGAATAGATATTGAATACTGGAAATAATAAATAATAGGGTAAGTAATAAATAAATAATAAAGTTAAGGAGAATTATAATATGGCACAAGTTATAAATAGTGGAGAATTTAATAACCTTGTAGAAAATGCAGAGGGTATAGCTGTAGTTGACTTTTTTGCTACNNNNNNNNNNNNNNNNNNNNNNNNNNNNNNNNNNNNNNNNNNNNNNNNNNNNNNNNNNNNNNNNNNNNNNNNNNNNNNNNNNNNNNNNNNNNNNNNNNNNNNNNNNNNNNNNNNNNNNNNNNNNNNNNNNNNNNNNNNNNNNNNNNNNNNNNNNNNNNNNNNNNNNNNNNNNNNNNNNNNNNNNNNNNNNNNNNNNNNNNNNNNNNNNNNNNNNNNNNNNNNNNNNNNNNNNNNNNNNNNNNNNNNNNNNNNNNNNNNNNNNNNNNNNNNNNNNNNNNNNNNNNNNNNNNNNNNNNNNNNNNNNNNNNNNNNNNNNNNNNNNNNNNNNNNNNNNNNNNNNNNNNNNNNNNNNNNNNNNNNNNNNNNNNNNNNNNNNNNNNNNNNNNNNNNNNNNNNNNNNNNNNNNNNNNNNNNNNNNNNNNNNNNNNNNNNNNNNNNNNNNNNNNNNNNNNNNNNNNNNNNNNNNNNNNNNNNNNNNNNNNNNNNNNNNNNNNNNNNNNNNNNNNNNNNNNNNNNNNNNNNNNNNNNNNNNNNNNNNNNNNNNNNNNNNNNNNNNNNNNNNNNNNNNNNNNNNNNNNNNNNNNNNNNNNNNNNNNNNNNNNNNNNNNNNNNNNNNNNNNNNNNNNNNNNNNNNNNNNNNNNNNNNNNNNNNNNNNNNNNNNNNNNNNNNNNNNNNNNNNNNNNNNNNNNNNNNNNNNNNNNNNNNNNNNNNNNNNNNNNNNNNNNNNNNNNNNNNNNNNNNNNNNNNNNNNNNNNNNNNNNNNNNNNNNNNNNNNNNNNNNNNNNNNNNNNNNNNNNNNNNNNNNNNNNNNNNNNNNNNNNNNNNNNNNNNNNNNNNNNNNNNNNNNNNNNNNNNNNNNNNNNNNNNNNNNNNNNNNNNNNNNNNNNNNNNNNNNNNNNNNNNNNNNNNNNNNNNNNNNNNNNNNNNNNNNNNNNNNNNNNNNNNNNNNNNNNNNNNNNNNNNNNNNNNNNNNNNNNNNNNNNNNNNNNNNNNNNNNNNNNNNNNNNNNNNNNNNNNNNNNNNNNNNNNNNNNNNNNNNNNNNNNNNNNNNNNNNNNNNNNNNNNNNNNNNNNNNNNNNNNNNNNNNNNNNNNNNNNNNNNNNNNNNNNNNNNNNNNNNNNNNNNNNNNNNNNNNNNNNNNNNNNNNNNNNNNNNNNNNNNNNNNNNNNNNNNNNNNNNNNNNNNNNNNNNNNNNNNNNNNNNNNNNNNNNNNNNNNNNNNNNNNNGGTATATTAATAATGATAAAATTTAGATGGTAAAAAATTCATAGAGAAAGAATTAGGAATAGATATTGAATACTGGAAATAATAAATAATAGGGTAAGTAATAAATAAATAATAAAGTTAAGGAGAATTATAATATGGCACAAGTTATAAATAGTGGAGAATTTAATAACCTTGTAGAAAATGCAGAGGGTATAGCTGTAGTTGACTTTTTTGCTACTTGGTGTGGACCATGTAAAATGTTAGCTCCAGTATTTCAAGAGGTAGGTAATGAATTTGAAGGAAAAGCACAATTTTATAAAATAGATATAGATCAAAGTCTAGATATAGCAAGACAATTTAACGTAAGTACAGTACCTACTATAATAGTATTTAAAAATGGTGAACCTATGGAAAGACTTGTAGGATTTATGCCTAAAGAAAATTTATTAGCTAAAATAAAAGAATATATTTAACAAAAAACTCTACAAAGTTATTATACTTTGTAGAGTTTTTTGTTAAATGACAGATATTCCAAGCATTACTATTGATAAAACAGCAAGTATTCCAACTAAAGGCATTACAAATTTAAGCCATTTATCATAAGTTACATTTATTAGTGCAAGAGGTGCATATTAGTAGATAAATCTAGATAAGCAAATTTMTTAATGAGGTGTTGTTATGAGAGGTAAAAATAAAAAAAATGAGAAAATTGAAAAAGCTGAAAAAGCAGTAAAAAAAGTAACTGACCCTATAGAAAAAGTAGGCAAAGAAGTTGTAAATGGTGTTGGAAATATTGCAAAAGAAACAGTTCAAGGAACTTTAAATGTAGGTAAAGAAGCTATAAAAACTGGAGCTAATGTAGGAAAAGAAACTATAAATACAGGTAAAAAAGTTGGAAAGGCTGTAAAAGATAGTGTAAAAAAAGATAAATAATTTAATAAAGATAGAGCATTGTAAAATTTTACATATGCTCTATTTTTATTAAAGATAGTAGTTCTAGATACTTCATCTATGTAATCATTTAAGTATAAATATATCAAAAATGATAGAAATATACATAATTAATGATTAAAATTATAATAATCGAAAAAAAATGCAAAAAAGTTACAAAAAAGTAACAAAAAGGATGTTTAAATATAAAATTTATGTTATAATTTGTGATATAATGTAATAAATTTATATAAAAATAAAATATTTTATATRAATTTATTTTTAGG
Coding sequences within it:
- the trxA gene encoding thioredoxin is translated as MAQVINSGEFNNLVENAEGIAVVDFFATWCGPCKMLAPVFQEVGNEFEGKAQFYKIDIDQSLDIARQFNVSTVPTIIVFKNGEPMERLVGFMPKENLLAKIKEYI